One window of the Triticum dicoccoides isolate Atlit2015 ecotype Zavitan chromosome 3B, WEW_v2.0, whole genome shotgun sequence genome contains the following:
- the LOC119276684 gene encoding LRR receptor-like serine/threonine-protein kinase EFR: MSMLRIFGLGNNNLFGSLPGNKSFNLPMLQKLGLSSNHFTGPIQPALARSNKLELLSISINNFTGPVPAWLATMPRLSTILLSANNLVGKIPVELSNHTDLVMLDLSVNQLEGEIPPQIGYLRNLNYLSFSTNLLTGKIPESIGNISSIKTLDLTLNAFTGSVPTTFGNVRSLTGLYVNGNKLSGKLNFIHALSNCKNLSTLGISSNSFAGSIPDYLGNLTSQLQYFIASSNSLTGSIPDTIANLSSLTTIDLDGNQLSGTIPVSITTLNNLQELNLANNTLTGAIPEEISRLTRLVRLYLDKNQLSGSIPSTMGNLSELQYMTSSLNSLSSTIPFSLWRLSKLISLNLAYNMLTGPLPRDVSQVKQIAQMDLSSNLMTGGLPDSLGRLQMLTYLNLSNNSFEEQIPSSFGELVSIETMDLSYNSLRGTIPKSLANLTFLTSLNLSFNKLDGPIPDRGIFSNITLQSLRGNDALWGLSRLGISPCQSHHKSPESLIKIILPVAGGVAILATCLCILIRTKIKKCKRTSVPSESNIINYRLISFHELVRATENFSEDNLLGSGNFGKVFKGQLDDESIVAVKVLSMQHEGASVSFDAECRALRMARHRNLVKILSTCSNFEFKALVLQYMQMGVWIVGYTQATALRVWGSSRG, from the coding sequence ATGTCCATGCTCCGAATCTTCGGTTTGGGGAACAACAATCTTTTCGGCTCCCTCCCTGGCAACAAGAGCTTTAACCTCCCCATGCTACAAAAACTAGGTCTTTCTTCGAATCATTTCACTGGCCCAATCCAGCCGGCACTGGCCAGATCCAACAAACTTGAGCTTCTTTCTATCTCCATTAATAACTTCACTGGTCCGGTACCGGCGTGGTTGGCAACAATGCCTCGGCTTTCTACTATTCTACTGTCGGCAAATAACCTCGTCGGTAAGATCCCGGTTGAGTTAAGCAACCACACAGACCTTGTCATGCTTGATCTTAGTGTCAACCAGCTGGAAGGAGAAATTCCACCTCAAATAGGCTATTTGAGAAACCTCAATTACTTGAGCTTTTCGACAAACCTCCTAACAGGTAAAATTCCTGAATCCATAGGCAATATATCAAGCATAAAAACTCTTGATCTGACACTCAATGCCTTCACTGGATCAGTTCCAACCACGTTTGGGAATGTTCGTAGTCTTACGGGCTTGTATGTGAATGGAAACAAGCTTAGCGGGAAGCTAAACTTTATCCATGCACTCTCCAACTGCAAGAACCTGAGTACCCTTGGCATATCGTCCAATTCGTTTGCAGGAAGCATACCTGACTATTTGGGAAACCTTACTTCACAACTCCAGTACTTCATAGCAAGTTCTAACAGCTTAACGGGGAGCATTCCAGATACAATTGCAAATCTTAGCAGCCTTACCACAATTGATCTCGACGGAAACCAACTGAGCGGGACCATCCCTGTATCCATCACTACACTGAACAATCTCCAAGAACTCAACCTTGCCAACAACACCTTGACCGGCGCCATCCCAGAAGAAATTTCCAGATTAACACGCCTAGTACGATTGTATCTTGATAAAAACCAGTTGTCTGGCTCGATACCGAGCACTATGGGTAATCTAAGTGAGCTGCAGTACATGACATCTTCTCTTAACTCACTGTCTTCGACCATACCCTTCAGTCTCTGGCGCCTCTCAAAGCTCATCAGTCTTAATCTGGCATACAACATGCTGACTGGTCCACTGCCGAGAGATGTTAGCCAAGTAAAACAAATTGCTCAAATGGATCTTTCAAGCAATCTTATGACCGGTGGCTTACCGGATTCCTTGGGCAGGCTCCAGATGCTCACCTATCTGAACCTGTCAAACAATTCATTCGAGGAACAAATCCCAAGCTCATTTGGAGAGCTAGTCAGCATAGAGACCATGGACCTATCATACAATTCCCTTCGGGGTACCATACCAAAGTCACTGGCCAATCTGACCTTCCTCACTAGCCTGAACCTCTCTTTCAATAAACTAGATGGTCCGATACCGGATAGAGGAATTTTCTCAAACATCACACTCCAGTCTTTGAGAGGAAACGATGCTCTTTGGGGCCTCTCACGTCTAGGCATTTCACCCTGCCAGAGCCATCATAAATCACCGGAATCGTTGATAAAAATTATACTTCCTGTAGCCGGGGGAGTTGCAATTTTGGCTACCTGCTTGTGCATATTAATCAGAACAAAGATCAAAAAGTGCAAAAGGACATCAGTTCCCTCGGAGTCCAACATAATCAACTACCGGTTAATATCATTCCACGAGCTTGTTCGTGCTACAGAAAACTTCAGTGAGGACAATCTGCTTGGATCTGGGAACTTTGGCAAAGTCTTCAAGGGACAACTGGATGACGAATCAATTGTTGCAGTAAAGGTGCTCAGCATGCAACATGAAGGAGCCTCTGTGAGTTTTGATGCAGAGTGTCGTGCTCTGCGCATGGCCCGTCACCGGAACCTAGTGAAAATACTTAGCACTTGCTCCAACTTTGAATTCAAGGCCCTGGTGCTCCAGTACATGCAAATGGGAGTTTGGATAGTTGGCTACACTCAAGCAACAGCCCTCAGGGTTTGGGGTTCCTCAAGAGGTTAG